In Nomia melanderi isolate GNS246 chromosome 4, iyNomMela1, whole genome shotgun sequence, the following are encoded in one genomic region:
- the LOC116434723 gene encoding phospholipid scramblase 2 isoform X3 — MVQGEMEVSGLNSATSEDTASQTIEMRENETSYAPPVHAGPRVITSQPHGEVRQPTRPTPQNSLDWVPTPMSQLSTLSGTYSLGNVDQLEIQQIVDLSTLLGRSDRRFQYRIRIPKAETLFLATESRSESQSNPFSCSTLIHEDFTLNVLDRRGMSGFVMKMNTRWTYSFNRLHKITVGNENLIGTVEENFGVIGAKFTVYDETRKKLCNIVGPNVCGCCMYQEAQFQVITIDGTHQIATLMHQWDDITRDYTFLATFPADLNIKLKSLLLAAVFLLEHMYFERIRRTSRI; from the exons ATGGTTCAGGGGGAAATGGAAGTCAGTGGCCTTAATTCCGCGACATCCG AGGACACTGCGAGCCAAACGATAGAGATGCGGGAGAACGAAACGTCGTACGCACCGCCCGTCCACGCGGGTCCGAGAGTGATCACGTCGCAGCCACACG GCGAAGTCCGACAACCGACGAGGCCCACCCCCCAGAACAGCCTGGACTGGGTGCCGACTCCGATGTCTCAGCTGAGCACGCTGTCGGGGACGTATTCTCTGGGCAACGTGGACCAGCTGGAGATCCAGCAGATCGTAGACTTGAGCACAC TGCTGGGCAGATCGGACAGGCGTTTTCAGTACAGGATAAGAATCCCGAAAGCGGAAACATTGTTCCTGGCCACGGAGTCGAGGTCCGAGAGCCAATCGAATCCATTCAGTTGCTCGACATTAATCCATGAGGATTTCACGTTGAACGTCTTGGACCGACGCGGCATGTCCGGGTTCGTCATGAAAATGAATACGAGATGGACCTACAGTTTCAACAGATTGCAC AAAATTACAGTGGGAAACGAGAACCTTATCGGAACGGTGGAAGAAAATTTCGGCGTGATAGGAGCCAAGTTTACGGTGTACGACGAGACACGGAAAAAGCTGTGCAACATTGTTGGCCCGAACGTGTGCGGCTGCTGCATGTACCAGGAGGCGCAATTTCAA GTTATTACAATCGATGGCACTCATCAGATCGCAACCCTGATGCACCAATGGGACGATATCACGCGTGATTATACTTTCTTAGCCACTTTTCCAGCGGACCtgaatataaaactgaaaagttTACTCCTCGCTGCTGTTTTTCTACTG GAGCACATGTATTTCGAACGAATAAGAAGAACGTCACGTATCTGA
- the mRpS2 gene encoding mitochondrial ribosomal protein S2 isoform X3 produces MASMTTKRILSRFTNRSILQSFVTRFPCRNLSTNSQTEPKVTNAVSEVSDLINPLTSPDFFKVHNLFTVEDLFNAKVHFGHKEGSLDDRMRPFIFGSRLGHIIFDLDQTAELLREALNFAAHIAFNKGIILFVAKNPHICNIVENTAKECQEFAHTRYWKSGTLTNSTREFGVIVRLPDLCIFLHTMESVVYQHVGIKHAAKMTIPTIGIVDSNCNPNLITYPVPGNDDTPCAIELYCKLFKNAIMRGKLARKVMDSVVNK; encoded by the exons ATGGCTAGTATGACCACGAAAAGAATTTTGTCTAGAT TCACAAATCGAAGTATTCTGCAGTCATTTGTCACACGTTTTCCATGCCGTAATTTATCAACAAATAGTCAAACTGAACCAAAAGTTACCAATG CAGTTTCAGAAGTCAGTGACCTGATAAATCCATTGACAAGTCCAGATTTTTTTAAAGTTCACAATTTATTTACTGTGGAAGATTTGTTTAATGCGAAAGTACATTTTGGTCATAAGGAGGGATCTTTGGATGATCGCATGCGACCTTTCATATTTGGATCTAGACTGGGtcatataatatttgatttagatCAGACGGCTGAGCTTTTACGAGAAGCTTTAAATTTTGCAGCTCACATAGCATTTAAcaaaggaattattttatttgttgcaaAAAATCCTCACATTTGTAATATAGTAGAGAATACTGCTAAAGAGTGCCAAGAGTTTGCACATACCAGATATTGGAAAAGTGGAACATTAACAAATTCTACACGTGAGTTTGGAGTGATTGTTCGATTGCCAGATTTATGCATATTCCTTCATACAATGGAATCGGTTGTTTACCAGCATGTCGGAATAAAACATGCAGCTAAAATGACTATTCCAACAATTGGGATTGTGGATTCAAACTGTAATCCAAATCTTATTACTTATCCTGTTCCTGGGAATGATGATACTCCCTGtgctatagaattatattgtaaattatttaagaatgCCATAATGAGGGGAAAATTGGCTAGAAAAGTAATGGATTCGGTAGTAAATAAGTGA
- the mRpS2 gene encoding mitochondrial ribosomal protein S2 isoform X2 produces MASMTTKRILSRCKFTNRSILQSFVTRFPCRNLSTNSQTEPKVTNVSEVSDLINPLTSPDFFKVHNLFTVEDLFNAKVHFGHKEGSLDDRMRPFIFGSRLGHIIFDLDQTAELLREALNFAAHIAFNKGIILFVAKNPHICNIVENTAKECQEFAHTRYWKSGTLTNSTREFGVIVRLPDLCIFLHTMESVVYQHVGIKHAAKMTIPTIGIVDSNCNPNLITYPVPGNDDTPCAIELYCKLFKNAIMRGKLARKVMDSVVNK; encoded by the exons ATGGCTAGTATGACCACGAAAAGAATTTTGTCTAGATGTAAAT TCACAAATCGAAGTATTCTGCAGTCATTTGTCACACGTTTTCCATGCCGTAATTTATCAACAAATAGTCAAACTGAACCAAAAGTTACCAATG TTTCAGAAGTCAGTGACCTGATAAATCCATTGACAAGTCCAGATTTTTTTAAAGTTCACAATTTATTTACTGTGGAAGATTTGTTTAATGCGAAAGTACATTTTGGTCATAAGGAGGGATCTTTGGATGATCGCATGCGACCTTTCATATTTGGATCTAGACTGGGtcatataatatttgatttagatCAGACGGCTGAGCTTTTACGAGAAGCTTTAAATTTTGCAGCTCACATAGCATTTAAcaaaggaattattttatttgttgcaaAAAATCCTCACATTTGTAATATAGTAGAGAATACTGCTAAAGAGTGCCAAGAGTTTGCACATACCAGATATTGGAAAAGTGGAACATTAACAAATTCTACACGTGAGTTTGGAGTGATTGTTCGATTGCCAGATTTATGCATATTCCTTCATACAATGGAATCGGTTGTTTACCAGCATGTCGGAATAAAACATGCAGCTAAAATGACTATTCCAACAATTGGGATTGTGGATTCAAACTGTAATCCAAATCTTATTACTTATCCTGTTCCTGGGAATGATGATACTCCCTGtgctatagaattatattgtaaattatttaagaatgCCATAATGAGGGGAAAATTGGCTAGAAAAGTAATGGATTCGGTAGTAAATAAGTGA
- the LOC116434723 gene encoding phospholipid scramblase 2 isoform X2, with amino-acid sequence MVQGEMEVSGLNSATSEDTASQTIEMRENETSYAPPVHAGPRVITSQPHGTIREVRQPTRPTPQNSLDWVPTPMSQLSTLSGTYSLGNVDQLEIQQIVDLSTLLGRSDRRFQYRIRIPKAETLFLATESRSESQSNPFSCSTLIHEDFTLNVLDRRGMSGFVMKMNTRWTYSFNRLHKITVGNENLIGTVEENFGVIGAKFTVYDETRKKLCNIVGPNVCGCCMYQEAQFQVITIDGTHQIATLMHQWDDITRDYTFLATFPADLNIKLKSLLLAAVFLLEHMYFERIRRTSRI; translated from the exons ATGGTTCAGGGGGAAATGGAAGTCAGTGGCCTTAATTCCGCGACATCCG AGGACACTGCGAGCCAAACGATAGAGATGCGGGAGAACGAAACGTCGTACGCACCGCCCGTCCACGCGGGTCCGAGAGTGATCACGTCGCAGCCACACGGTACGATAC GCGAAGTCCGACAACCGACGAGGCCCACCCCCCAGAACAGCCTGGACTGGGTGCCGACTCCGATGTCTCAGCTGAGCACGCTGTCGGGGACGTATTCTCTGGGCAACGTGGACCAGCTGGAGATCCAGCAGATCGTAGACTTGAGCACAC TGCTGGGCAGATCGGACAGGCGTTTTCAGTACAGGATAAGAATCCCGAAAGCGGAAACATTGTTCCTGGCCACGGAGTCGAGGTCCGAGAGCCAATCGAATCCATTCAGTTGCTCGACATTAATCCATGAGGATTTCACGTTGAACGTCTTGGACCGACGCGGCATGTCCGGGTTCGTCATGAAAATGAATACGAGATGGACCTACAGTTTCAACAGATTGCAC AAAATTACAGTGGGAAACGAGAACCTTATCGGAACGGTGGAAGAAAATTTCGGCGTGATAGGAGCCAAGTTTACGGTGTACGACGAGACACGGAAAAAGCTGTGCAACATTGTTGGCCCGAACGTGTGCGGCTGCTGCATGTACCAGGAGGCGCAATTTCAA GTTATTACAATCGATGGCACTCATCAGATCGCAACCCTGATGCACCAATGGGACGATATCACGCGTGATTATACTTTCTTAGCCACTTTTCCAGCGGACCtgaatataaaactgaaaagttTACTCCTCGCTGCTGTTTTTCTACTG GAGCACATGTATTTCGAACGAATAAGAAGAACGTCACGTATCTGA
- the mRpS2 gene encoding mitochondrial ribosomal protein S2 isoform X1 — MASMTTKRILSRCKFTNRSILQSFVTRFPCRNLSTNSQTEPKVTNAVSEVSDLINPLTSPDFFKVHNLFTVEDLFNAKVHFGHKEGSLDDRMRPFIFGSRLGHIIFDLDQTAELLREALNFAAHIAFNKGIILFVAKNPHICNIVENTAKECQEFAHTRYWKSGTLTNSTREFGVIVRLPDLCIFLHTMESVVYQHVGIKHAAKMTIPTIGIVDSNCNPNLITYPVPGNDDTPCAIELYCKLFKNAIMRGKLARKVMDSVVNK; from the exons ATGGCTAGTATGACCACGAAAAGAATTTTGTCTAGATGTAAAT TCACAAATCGAAGTATTCTGCAGTCATTTGTCACACGTTTTCCATGCCGTAATTTATCAACAAATAGTCAAACTGAACCAAAAGTTACCAATG CAGTTTCAGAAGTCAGTGACCTGATAAATCCATTGACAAGTCCAGATTTTTTTAAAGTTCACAATTTATTTACTGTGGAAGATTTGTTTAATGCGAAAGTACATTTTGGTCATAAGGAGGGATCTTTGGATGATCGCATGCGACCTTTCATATTTGGATCTAGACTGGGtcatataatatttgatttagatCAGACGGCTGAGCTTTTACGAGAAGCTTTAAATTTTGCAGCTCACATAGCATTTAAcaaaggaattattttatttgttgcaaAAAATCCTCACATTTGTAATATAGTAGAGAATACTGCTAAAGAGTGCCAAGAGTTTGCACATACCAGATATTGGAAAAGTGGAACATTAACAAATTCTACACGTGAGTTTGGAGTGATTGTTCGATTGCCAGATTTATGCATATTCCTTCATACAATGGAATCGGTTGTTTACCAGCATGTCGGAATAAAACATGCAGCTAAAATGACTATTCCAACAATTGGGATTGTGGATTCAAACTGTAATCCAAATCTTATTACTTATCCTGTTCCTGGGAATGATGATACTCCCTGtgctatagaattatattgtaaattatttaagaatgCCATAATGAGGGGAAAATTGGCTAGAAAAGTAATGGATTCGGTAGTAAATAAGTGA
- the LOC116434723 gene encoding phospholipid scramblase 2 isoform X5: MRENETSYAPPVHAGPRVITSQPHGEVRQPTRPTPQNSLDWVPTPMSQLSTLSGTYSLGNVDQLEIQQIVDLSTLLGRSDRRFQYRIRIPKAETLFLATESRSESQSNPFSCSTLIHEDFTLNVLDRRGMSGFVMKMNTRWTYSFNRLHKITVGNENLIGTVEENFGVIGAKFTVYDETRKKLCNIVGPNVCGCCMYQEAQFQVITIDGTHQIATLMHQWDDITRDYTFLATFPADLNIKLKSLLLAAVFLLEHMYFERIRRTSRI, translated from the exons ATGCGGGAGAACGAAACGTCGTACGCACCGCCCGTCCACGCGGGTCCGAGAGTGATCACGTCGCAGCCACACG GCGAAGTCCGACAACCGACGAGGCCCACCCCCCAGAACAGCCTGGACTGGGTGCCGACTCCGATGTCTCAGCTGAGCACGCTGTCGGGGACGTATTCTCTGGGCAACGTGGACCAGCTGGAGATCCAGCAGATCGTAGACTTGAGCACAC TGCTGGGCAGATCGGACAGGCGTTTTCAGTACAGGATAAGAATCCCGAAAGCGGAAACATTGTTCCTGGCCACGGAGTCGAGGTCCGAGAGCCAATCGAATCCATTCAGTTGCTCGACATTAATCCATGAGGATTTCACGTTGAACGTCTTGGACCGACGCGGCATGTCCGGGTTCGTCATGAAAATGAATACGAGATGGACCTACAGTTTCAACAGATTGCAC AAAATTACAGTGGGAAACGAGAACCTTATCGGAACGGTGGAAGAAAATTTCGGCGTGATAGGAGCCAAGTTTACGGTGTACGACGAGACACGGAAAAAGCTGTGCAACATTGTTGGCCCGAACGTGTGCGGCTGCTGCATGTACCAGGAGGCGCAATTTCAA GTTATTACAATCGATGGCACTCATCAGATCGCAACCCTGATGCACCAATGGGACGATATCACGCGTGATTATACTTTCTTAGCCACTTTTCCAGCGGACCtgaatataaaactgaaaagttTACTCCTCGCTGCTGTTTTTCTACTG GAGCACATGTATTTCGAACGAATAAGAAGAACGTCACGTATCTGA
- the LOC116434723 gene encoding dehydrogenase/reductase SDR family member 7 isoform X1, with protein sequence MDLLAVIGFIVLIYYLIYMTCPWFFDSDLKLAFYEKFGKPINSLKGKTVWITGASSGIGEHLAYVLANAGCKLILSARRKEELEKVKANCLQRNSNLNDGDIEVLVLDICNIDNHQTAFQHVISKFGKLDILVNNAGRSQRARWEEIDLTVDKEMFDLNVFSQVALSRLVAKYFLEVGAGHFVITSSTAGIASTAYSATYCASKHALHGYFNGFWIEKIGQNIPVTIVCPGPIQTNFLMEAYTEKSGEKYNEKVNENSKNKVSAERCATLIGIAIANQLFEVWISKPLVIQLIYLKVYYPNMALWIFKILGPKFFQRLRDDKTTIKQES encoded by the exons ATGGATCTTTTAGCAGTAATTGGCTTCATAGTCCTTATTTATTACCTTATTTACATGACATGTCCTTGGTTTTTCGACTCTGATCTAAAACTTGCTTTCTACGAAAAATTTGGGAAACCAATAA ATTCTTTGAAAGGAAAGACTGTATGGATAACAGGAGCATCAAGTGGAATTGGAGAACATCTTGCATACGTTTTGGCAAATGCTGgttgtaaattaatattatctgcAAGAAGAAAAGAGGAATTGGAAAAAGTGAAAGCTAATTGCCTTCAAA GAAACTCAAATTTAAATGATGGAGACATAGAAGTACTTGTTTTGGATATTTGTAACATAGACAATCATCAAACGGCATTTCAACATGTTATCAGTAAATTTGGAAAA ttagaTATACTTGTAAACAATGCAGGTCGTTCTCAACGAGCACGATGGGAAGAAATTGATCTTACTGTTGACAAAGAAATGTTTGACTTGAATGTGTTTTCACAAGTTGCTTTAAGCAGATTGGTggcaaaatattttcttgaagtaGGAGCAGGTCATTTTGTGATCACTTCGAGTACTGCAGGAATCGCATCAACAGCATATTCTGCTACATATTGTGCATCTAAACATGCTTTACAT GGATATTTCAATGGTTTCTGGATAGAAAAGATTGGTCAGAATATACCAGTTACAATAGTATGTCCAGGAccaattcaaacaaatttctTGATGGAAGCATACACAGAAAAATCTGGAGAA aagtataatgaaaaagtaaatgaaaattcaaagaacAAAGTTAGCGCAGAACGCTGTGCAACATTGATAGGAATTGCAATAGCAAATCAACTTTTCGAAGTTTGGATTTCTAAACCACTTGTGATTCAACTGATATACCTGAAAGTTTATTATCCAAATATGGCACTATG GATATTCAAAATATTGGGACCAAAATTCTTTCAACGTTTACGGGACGATAAAACAACGATTAAACAAGAAAGCTAA
- the LOC116434723 gene encoding phospholipid scramblase 2 isoform X4, which produces MRENETSYAPPVHAGPRVITSQPHGTIREVRQPTRPTPQNSLDWVPTPMSQLSTLSGTYSLGNVDQLEIQQIVDLSTLLGRSDRRFQYRIRIPKAETLFLATESRSESQSNPFSCSTLIHEDFTLNVLDRRGMSGFVMKMNTRWTYSFNRLHKITVGNENLIGTVEENFGVIGAKFTVYDETRKKLCNIVGPNVCGCCMYQEAQFQVITIDGTHQIATLMHQWDDITRDYTFLATFPADLNIKLKSLLLAAVFLLEHMYFERIRRTSRI; this is translated from the exons ATGCGGGAGAACGAAACGTCGTACGCACCGCCCGTCCACGCGGGTCCGAGAGTGATCACGTCGCAGCCACACGGTACGATAC GCGAAGTCCGACAACCGACGAGGCCCACCCCCCAGAACAGCCTGGACTGGGTGCCGACTCCGATGTCTCAGCTGAGCACGCTGTCGGGGACGTATTCTCTGGGCAACGTGGACCAGCTGGAGATCCAGCAGATCGTAGACTTGAGCACAC TGCTGGGCAGATCGGACAGGCGTTTTCAGTACAGGATAAGAATCCCGAAAGCGGAAACATTGTTCCTGGCCACGGAGTCGAGGTCCGAGAGCCAATCGAATCCATTCAGTTGCTCGACATTAATCCATGAGGATTTCACGTTGAACGTCTTGGACCGACGCGGCATGTCCGGGTTCGTCATGAAAATGAATACGAGATGGACCTACAGTTTCAACAGATTGCAC AAAATTACAGTGGGAAACGAGAACCTTATCGGAACGGTGGAAGAAAATTTCGGCGTGATAGGAGCCAAGTTTACGGTGTACGACGAGACACGGAAAAAGCTGTGCAACATTGTTGGCCCGAACGTGTGCGGCTGCTGCATGTACCAGGAGGCGCAATTTCAA GTTATTACAATCGATGGCACTCATCAGATCGCAACCCTGATGCACCAATGGGACGATATCACGCGTGATTATACTTTCTTAGCCACTTTTCCAGCGGACCtgaatataaaactgaaaagttTACTCCTCGCTGCTGTTTTTCTACTG GAGCACATGTATTTCGAACGAATAAGAAGAACGTCACGTATCTGA
- the mRpS2 gene encoding mitochondrial ribosomal protein S2 isoform X4, protein MASMTTKRILSRFTNRSILQSFVTRFPCRNLSTNSQTEPKVTNVSEVSDLINPLTSPDFFKVHNLFTVEDLFNAKVHFGHKEGSLDDRMRPFIFGSRLGHIIFDLDQTAELLREALNFAAHIAFNKGIILFVAKNPHICNIVENTAKECQEFAHTRYWKSGTLTNSTREFGVIVRLPDLCIFLHTMESVVYQHVGIKHAAKMTIPTIGIVDSNCNPNLITYPVPGNDDTPCAIELYCKLFKNAIMRGKLARKVMDSVVNK, encoded by the exons ATGGCTAGTATGACCACGAAAAGAATTTTGTCTAGAT TCACAAATCGAAGTATTCTGCAGTCATTTGTCACACGTTTTCCATGCCGTAATTTATCAACAAATAGTCAAACTGAACCAAAAGTTACCAATG TTTCAGAAGTCAGTGACCTGATAAATCCATTGACAAGTCCAGATTTTTTTAAAGTTCACAATTTATTTACTGTGGAAGATTTGTTTAATGCGAAAGTACATTTTGGTCATAAGGAGGGATCTTTGGATGATCGCATGCGACCTTTCATATTTGGATCTAGACTGGGtcatataatatttgatttagatCAGACGGCTGAGCTTTTACGAGAAGCTTTAAATTTTGCAGCTCACATAGCATTTAAcaaaggaattattttatttgttgcaaAAAATCCTCACATTTGTAATATAGTAGAGAATACTGCTAAAGAGTGCCAAGAGTTTGCACATACCAGATATTGGAAAAGTGGAACATTAACAAATTCTACACGTGAGTTTGGAGTGATTGTTCGATTGCCAGATTTATGCATATTCCTTCATACAATGGAATCGGTTGTTTACCAGCATGTCGGAATAAAACATGCAGCTAAAATGACTATTCCAACAATTGGGATTGTGGATTCAAACTGTAATCCAAATCTTATTACTTATCCTGTTCCTGGGAATGATGATACTCCCTGtgctatagaattatattgtaaattatttaagaatgCCATAATGAGGGGAAAATTGGCTAGAAAAGTAATGGATTCGGTAGTAAATAAGTGA